The sequence CTGTACAACCACGATTTCGAGCAGTCCGATCTGAATCCTGGCGAAATCAGGGGCTGGATCAATGTCAGCGGGGACGCGTTCGCCCCAAGCAGCCTGGTCCATGAGGAATTCTACAGCGAGGGCGGGAAGTTCAATCAGGCGGGCACCTACCATCTGTGGGGCTTTAAAGATGGCGGGGATGCCCAGACCGGTTCCATCAGATCCGAGACGTTCACGCTGGGCGGCAACGGCGGCATTGATTTTCTCATCAACGGAGGCAGGGACACAGCCAACCTGTATGTCGCGCTGGTCAAAGCAAATGGCGGGCAAATCCTGTTCAAGGAAACCGGACGGAACTCCGAAGCGTTTCAGCGGGTATTCTGGGATGCTTCCGCCTACCTCGGGCAGGATGTCTATATCCGCATCGTCGATCAGGCGACAGGCGGCTTCGGGCACCTCGGCGCAGACGACTTCCATGTCTACAACTCGCAATACGCCGGCGGGCTGGCCGGTTATTGGAAATTGAACGAAGCTTCAGGCAAGACGACAATGGAGACGGTGTCAGGCACAGAGGACCCGGTATCGTATCATCTGAACACCGGAGTTTATCAAGCGGCCCAGGACCCGCTCTGGCGGAGCGACGGCATCAGCGGCGGGGCGCTTCTGTTCGACGGCTATTCCACCTGGGTTACGCGGAACGCGAGCCATTTTCCGACACCAACCCAAGCGATCACGGTAGGAGCCTGGGTCGCCCCGCGAAATTTCGAGCATGGAGACGAGGGACGCTTGTCTGCGATTGTGAACCAGCATAACCGGGAAGCGAAAGAGGGCTTTATTCTCGGCAACTACCGTCATGGCACCTGGGGCTTTCAGTTCGGCACGGGCAGCAACTGGCGGGAAATCAAGACCGACAGCGAGCTGCCGCTTGATGAGTGGTCCTACGTGGTCGCGACTTACGAGAGCTCAACGGGCAAGGCTGCGCTTTACCTTAACGGAAGTCTGGTAACCACGGCGGATTTCACTCCCGGCGAAGCCATCGTTCCCAGCGATACGGATCTCTTTATCGGCAAAAATAATCAGGGATTCTGGCTGTACGGCTTCAATCTGAATGCCTTTAGCGGACTTATCGATGAAGTGAAAATTTACAATCAGGCGCTCAGCGCAGCCGATGTGCAGAACGCGTATAACGCATACGTCAGCGCGCTGGGCGGTAATCTGCCGACGGCGAATAACCGGATGGACCGCAGCGTCTATCAGGATGACGTTCAAAGGCCGCAATATCATGCGGAGCCGCCGTCAGGCTGGCAGAATGAACCGGGCGGACCGATCTACTTCAATGGACAATACCACGTGTTTTACCAGAGTAACCCGCGCGGGCCGTTCTGGAACCACATCCGCTGGGGGCACTTGGTCAGCAGTGATATGGTGCATTGGCGCGATGCCAAAGACGCCGTGATTCCGGAGAAAAACGCCGTCGATCCGGACGGGGCATGGGCCGGCGGTTTGGTGCTTGATGGCAACGATATTCCGGTTATCTTCTATACGGCGGGCGACGACCGGCGAACGCCCAACCAGCGGATCAATATCGCCCGCAGCAATTTCGGGGTGGATCAGGACAATGATCTGAACCATTGGCTCAAAAGCCCGAAAGTCGTCGTCGACCAACAGCCCGGCGAAGGGATCATGGGCGAGTTTCGCGATCCGTTTGTCTTCAAAGACGGGAACACCTGGTTCATGCTTGTAACCTCGGGCAAGAAAGACAGTTCCGGGAACGACATCGGCGGCACGGCGCTGGTCTATTCAACGACCGATCCGACGCTGGAGAGCGGCTGGACGTTCAGGGGCGATCTTTATGTCGGGGATTACGGAACCTATCCGGAGACGGGCCGCGTGTGGGAGCTTCCGAATCTCCGACCCCTGGGCAGCAGCGGCAAATATATATTCATGATCAACCCGGCGAAAATGGCGCGGGGCGAATACCAGTCCCGGTACACCTATTACTGGATCGGCACATGGAATCCGGCTGCGGCCAAATTCGTTCCGGATGATCCGGCCCCGCAGCTGCTTGACGTTGGCGAGCATTTCACCGGACCGGCAGCGGGCTTGACGCCGGATGGACGCACAGTTATTTATTCCATCGCCCAGGGCCGAAGAACGGCGACCATGGACTATAACGCGGGCTATGCGCATAATTTCGGGCTGCCGCTGAATGTCTACCTCCGTCCGGACGGCAGACTCGGGGAAGAGCCGATTGCGGAGCTGAGTTCGCTTCGCGGCACGCAGCTTGTCAATATCACATCCGACACGGGCTTCTCGGCTACGAACACAGAACTCTCTGCCATCAGCTCAGATATGTACGAGATCGAAGCGGAAATTGACCCCGGCAGCGCCAACGAGGTGGGCTTCAGCCTCCGCCGCTCGTCCAGCGCGGAAGAAGAGACGATCGTGTATTACAAGAAGAACTCGAAGGAATTCTTTGTGAACCGGACCAAATCCAGTCTGAATCCCGATGTGGAGAAGTGGTACCAAGGGGGGACCGTAGATATTGGCTCTGAAAATATCAAGCTGCGCATCTTCGTTGACCGCTCCATGGTGGAATCGTACCTGAATGGATTGAAGTCGCTTACAACCCGCGCTTATCCGACCCGCGCCGACGCCAAAGGAATCCGGCTCTGGGCCAATGCCAATTCGAACACCGTTGTCGTGAAATCATTGAAGATTTGGGCGATGAACTCGGCATACGGCGCCGTGAATCCAACGGGAGTTACGCTGCCTGCGAGCAAGACCATTATCCAGGGCGACAGCCAGCTTGTGCTTGCCACCGTCAGCCCGGCGAACGCCACGAACAAGGATGTCATCTGGACATCCAGCAATCCGGCGGTCGCGACCGTGGTGAACGGGAAGATCACGGCGAAGGCCGCCGGCAATGCCACAATCACCGCGAAGACCCGGGTGGGCAATTATACCGCAACGACAGCCGTTACCGTCACGGCGGAACCGGCGCATGGCGAGCTGACGAACCACGAGTTCGACAATCAGTTGACCGGCTGGACGGTAGTATCCGGCAATGCGTTCTCCAGCCAGGACGTTACGTCGGACGGCAATTGGGGCTGGGGCGGACCGTTTAACCAAAGCGGCGCCAACCATCTTTGGGGCGTAAAAGACGGCAATGACGCCCAAATCGGAGTTTTGAAGTCCCAGACCTTTACGCTCGGCGGCAATGGACAGATCAATCTGCTCGTAGGGGGCGGCAACAACTATTACGACCTCTACGTCGCGCTGGTCCGTTCCTCGGACGGCAAGGAATTGTTCAAAGCCACCGGTCTTGACCAGGAATCCTACAACCGAGTCTATTGGGACGCTTCCGATTATATCGGTACGGCATGCTATATCAAGATTGTGGATAACGCAACGGGCGCCTGGGGCCACATCAACGTGGACGACGTGAACGTGCCGGTGCAGTAAGCGTGCGGGCGGCGGCACGTTCCTCACGCGCCGCTGCCCGCGTTACATCGAATTGCCAGGGGGAGTCAAATATGAGAAAGCTGAAAGCTGCCCGAAAAAATTGGGAACTGTATTTGCTGCTTATTCTGCCTGTAGCCTACTTTATTATTTTTCGGTATGTCCCCATGTACGGCGTGCAGATCGCTTTTAAAGACTTTACGCCGCGCGCCGGAATTTGGGGAAGCCCATGGGTGGGATTTCAGTATTTCCGGGAGTTTTTTGAATCCTATAACTTCTGGACGATCATCAAGAACACCGTTCTGCTTAGCCTCTTGAACCTGCTGATCTCCTTTCCCATTCCCGTGATTATCGCCATTCTGCTGAATCAGTTGGCTCGGGAGAAGCTGAAGAAGTTCGTTCAAACCGTAATCTATGCCCCTTATTTCATCTCCACCGTTGTGCTTGCCGGCATGATCATTGTGTTTCTGTCGCCGAACAGCGGGCTGATCAATCATCTCATCGGAGCGTTCGGCGGGGAGCCGGTGCTGTTCATGTCCGAAGCTGGCTGGTTCCGCCCGATCTATATTCTGAGTACGGTATGGCAGGAGACCGGGTTCGCCACCATTATTTATCTGGCCGCGCTGGCCGGCATTGACCCGCATCTTCATGAAGCCGCCGTAGTAGACGGGGCGAACAAATGGCAGCGAATCCGTCATATCGACTTGACCGGGATTCTTCCTACCATTACCGTGCTGTTCATTCTGGCCGTAGGCAACTTGATGAACGTAGGATTTGAGAAAGCCTTTCTGCTGCAAACCGACCTCAATATCGATGCGTCGGAGATCATCTCGACCTATGTGTACAAAATCGGCATCCAGCGCGCGCAGTACAGCTTCTCGGCGGCAATCGGACTGTTTAACGCGGCCATCAATCTGGTGCTTCTGCTTATCGTCAACCGAACGGCCAAAAAAATAAGCGGGAACGGATTGTTTTAGAAAGGGGGAGATAGAGCATGTTTCAAATGAAACGCAAGCTGAAAAGCGATATTGCTTTCGATGTGGCGAATTTCATCGTGCTGGGCGGATTTACGCTGATGATTCTATATCCGCTTTATTTTATCGTAATCGCTTCTATAAGCGACCCGAACCAGATTTATGCGGGCAACGTATGGTTGTGGCCCAAGTCGATTACCTTTGACGGCTACCGGCGGATTTTCAGCGACAACACCATTTGGATCGGTTACCGGAACTCCTTATTCTACGCCGCGCTCGCGGCTGTCATCAGTTCGGTTCTGACCGTTATGGCGGCTTATCCGCTGTCGCGCAAAGACCTTTACGGCCGGAACGCCTTCATGATGATTTTTGTCGTCACCCTCTTTTTTAACGGCGGAATTATCCCGACCTACCTGCTTGTCAAAAATCTTCACATGATCAATACCATCTGGGCGGTTGTGCTTCCCGGAGCGGTGGACGCGTTCGCCATCATTATCGCACGGACGTTCTTCCAGAGCTTGCCCGATGAACTCCGCGAGGCCGCTGCCATCGACGGGTGCACCAATTTGCGCTACATCTGGAGCATTGTCGTGCCGCTGTCGAAACCGATCATCGCCGTGCTTGTGCTGCTCGCCGTAGTCCGCCAGTGGAACGGATTCTTTGACGCCCTGATTTATGTGAACGATTCGTCGCTGTACCCGCTGCAGCTCATTTTGAGGAACATCCTGATCCAGAACCAGCCTTCCGGGGATATGCTGACGGACATTACGACGCTCGTAGCCCAGCAGAAGGTGACCGAGCTGATTAAATTCGGAGTCATTATCGTAGCGGCGCTCCCGCTCCTCACGCTGTATCCGCTGCTTCAACGTTATTTTGTCAAAGGCGTCATGATCGGTTCGGTCAAGGGATGAGATGAGGCCGGGGCTGTCCGCGAATGCGCTGAAAGGAGGTGGGGCCTGGTAATTGTAAGGGTGGCAAGTGTCTGCATAGGGCAAGTCATCATAAGGGAGGTTTGATTTGCAATGAATAGAAAAATATCCATGTTTATCGTGGCGGTATTATGTGCCTCCACCGTACTTACGGCATGCAGCGGCAACAACGCTTCAAACAATGCTCCGGCTGCATCGAGTGCGGCGGGTGATGCAAGCAGCGGCGAAGCCGCAGGTTTCCCGCTTAAGGAGAAATTGACGCTGAAGGCGGTGGCGAAGCGTCCGGCGCTGGCGCCGAGCGATTTCAACGATTTTGAACTGGCGAAGCGGATGGAGTCGGAGACGAATGTCCATGTGGAATGGACCACAATCGTTGATACGGATTATGATCAGAAGAAAAACCTGCTGCTGGCAAGCGGCGATTTGCCGGATATGTTCTACG is a genomic window of Paenibacillus durus ATCC 35681 containing:
- a CDS encoding carbohydrate ABC transporter permease translates to MFQMKRKLKSDIAFDVANFIVLGGFTLMILYPLYFIVIASISDPNQIYAGNVWLWPKSITFDGYRRIFSDNTIWIGYRNSLFYAALAAVISSVLTVMAAYPLSRKDLYGRNAFMMIFVVTLFFNGGIIPTYLLVKNLHMINTIWAVVLPGAVDAFAIIIARTFFQSLPDELREAAAIDGCTNLRYIWSIVVPLSKPIIAVLVLLAVVRQWNGFFDALIYVNDSSLYPLQLILRNILIQNQPSGDMLTDITTLVAQQKVTELIKFGVIIVAALPLLTLYPLLQRYFVKGVMIGSVKG
- a CDS encoding ABC transporter permease; its protein translation is MRKLKAARKNWELYLLLILPVAYFIIFRYVPMYGVQIAFKDFTPRAGIWGSPWVGFQYFREFFESYNFWTIIKNTVLLSLLNLLISFPIPVIIAILLNQLAREKLKKFVQTVIYAPYFISTVVLAGMIIVFLSPNSGLINHLIGAFGGEPVLFMSEAGWFRPIYILSTVWQETGFATIIYLAALAGIDPHLHEAAVVDGANKWQRIRHIDLTGILPTITVLFILAVGNLMNVGFEKAFLLQTDLNIDASEIISTYVYKIGIQRAQYSFSAAIGLFNAAINLVLLLIVNRTAKKISGNGLF
- a CDS encoding GH32 C-terminal domain-containing protein — encoded protein: MQFKPRRRFVCRLLAILAFLYLIPVHMPAAKAYSNSITNPGFETGTLSGWTIESGDAFSSGDVTSDTDYWNRQKFNQHNFWHIWGGRGNNAKVGVLKSETFTLAGDGQIDFLMGGDSDINNLYAALVDSATNTELLKATGNNTDTYSIQSWDASAYVGKVVYIKLVDNSAAGHLNIDDINVPQSPSLNGHIEPALYNHDFEQSDLNPGEIRGWINVSGDAFAPSSLVHEEFYSEGGKFNQAGTYHLWGFKDGGDAQTGSIRSETFTLGGNGGIDFLINGGRDTANLYVALVKANGGQILFKETGRNSEAFQRVFWDASAYLGQDVYIRIVDQATGGFGHLGADDFHVYNSQYAGGLAGYWKLNEASGKTTMETVSGTEDPVSYHLNTGVYQAAQDPLWRSDGISGGALLFDGYSTWVTRNASHFPTPTQAITVGAWVAPRNFEHGDEGRLSAIVNQHNREAKEGFILGNYRHGTWGFQFGTGSNWREIKTDSELPLDEWSYVVATYESSTGKAALYLNGSLVTTADFTPGEAIVPSDTDLFIGKNNQGFWLYGFNLNAFSGLIDEVKIYNQALSAADVQNAYNAYVSALGGNLPTANNRMDRSVYQDDVQRPQYHAEPPSGWQNEPGGPIYFNGQYHVFYQSNPRGPFWNHIRWGHLVSSDMVHWRDAKDAVIPEKNAVDPDGAWAGGLVLDGNDIPVIFYTAGDDRRTPNQRINIARSNFGVDQDNDLNHWLKSPKVVVDQQPGEGIMGEFRDPFVFKDGNTWFMLVTSGKKDSSGNDIGGTALVYSTTDPTLESGWTFRGDLYVGDYGTYPETGRVWELPNLRPLGSSGKYIFMINPAKMARGEYQSRYTYYWIGTWNPAAAKFVPDDPAPQLLDVGEHFTGPAAGLTPDGRTVIYSIAQGRRTATMDYNAGYAHNFGLPLNVYLRPDGRLGEEPIAELSSLRGTQLVNITSDTGFSATNTELSAISSDMYEIEAEIDPGSANEVGFSLRRSSSAEEETIVYYKKNSKEFFVNRTKSSLNPDVEKWYQGGTVDIGSENIKLRIFVDRSMVESYLNGLKSLTTRAYPTRADAKGIRLWANANSNTVVVKSLKIWAMNSAYGAVNPTGVTLPASKTIIQGDSQLVLATVSPANATNKDVIWTSSNPAVATVVNGKITAKAAGNATITAKTRVGNYTATTAVTVTAEPAHGELTNHEFDNQLTGWTVVSGNAFSSQDVTSDGNWGWGGPFNQSGANHLWGVKDGNDAQIGVLKSQTFTLGGNGQINLLVGGGNNYYDLYVALVRSSDGKELFKATGLDQESYNRVYWDASDYIGTACYIKIVDNATGAWGHINVDDVNVPVQ